CAATTCATATGATAATATATACCAAAATAAGGCTTATGAATtatgccaaaaaattaatcaaaatttagatcatttaaaaaaaatagatgttCCTGAAACTCGTAGATATAACTGTTTGCACTACAAATATTGGATAAATAATGAACTAAtgaatatgtttaaaaatatttccgaAACTAATTATGACAGTAATGTGCTTGAGAAGTTTCTGAAGGTACaagatacattttttaaagaaaaaaaatattatggaTGTAAATATGCaattaaaacgaaaaattttgaatattatcaagaAATGAATGATAAGAAGgatttatatgattatttcaGTAATTATAATACTATTAGAAAGAATATCGAATATGAATCTGGTCCGTTAGATACGTTTGAGGAATATGTGAAGCACATTAAACAATTATATGATAAGTACAAAGTCAATTGTTTGGACCATTTTGATTACTGGTTAAGCGATTGTCCCTATTATTTTAAACGTGAAGATGAGTATGATCCACAGATATTTCTTTCGAAATTAGACTGCTATAGCAAGAATAGTAAAGATAATAGGATGAAAAATTGTTCTGTAAAATCtgtaaccaaaaaaaaaatgacattttatTATCTTAAATGTAAGGATAATATTGAGCAAAAACCTATTATGTGCGCTTTAGTCCCAGTGACTATGGAGTA
The nucleotide sequence above comes from Plasmodium cynomolgi strain B DNA, scaffold: 1172, whole genome shotgun sequence. Encoded proteins:
- a CDS encoding CYIR protein (putative;~vir-type antigen), coding for MNMFKNISETNYDSNVLEKFLKVQDTFFKEKKYYGCKYAIKTKNFEYYQEMNDKKDLYDYFSNYNTIRKNIEYESGPLDTFEEYVKHIKQLYDKYKVNCLDHFDYWLSDCPYYFKREDEYDPQIFLSKLDCYSKNSKDNRMKNCSVKSVTKKKMTFYYLKCKDNIEQKPIMCALVPVTMEYIDDKVEDKMNDKAVRKGIPKPPDPWSTFGGVLHSDQLNSEFLTEADGVSPYLVLTDDEIKWKILDNERFDCERYGSKDTYGLCKHLKNYMKKEKLN